GCTGAAAACCTTCCGTCCCGATATGACCGGAAGAGGTGCAGCCAATGCAGGTGCAGGAGAAGGTGTTTTTTAATTCGCGGCCTAACACCTGCAGATCGTAATCCGGAGAGCAAAAGAAAAGGATGGTTTCAACATCGTCATGACCGATTTGGGCGGCAAACTGGGCAACAGCTTCGACCGGATCAGGAGATTCACTGCTGGCATATCTGGGCTGGAAACTCACGGCAACTTCTCCCACTCTGTGCAGCGGTTTTCGCCTCTGCGGTAACATGGCCCGATGCGTTGCGCATTGGTCTGATGAAGGAAGATTAGGAGTTGGGTGTATAAATATCAAATCGGCAGGTTGATAATTTGACAGGCTTTTTACTTCTTTTTTCTTTTTGCATCGGCACGGTAAATTCGGCGCATTTCCGCCGGTACAGACGCGGCTGAAGGATTAACATTTTTTTAAGCGCAGAAGTTGCTCGGCGAAGAGATTAGGCACTTGTTGATGAGGTTATTCGGGGCAATGAGTCATGCCGATATGCTGTGGCGTGCGGGGGAATCTTTAAAGAAATAATCACGCTGGAGAGTCTCGTGACGGTTTCCGTCATCTCCCGGATGCGCAGGGTAAGTATCGGTCATTGGCTCTGCCAATAGTAAACGTTCTCTCAGCCTGTGCATTGGCGATGCTGACATTGATTGCGATATAACTCAGCACCATTTTCATCGTCCGGGGTTGCCAGCAACGTTAACCAATCCTTAATACGCCAATAGTCCATTAGCTCATTCTGATCGTCACTATTTCACTCCCCCGTTACTGTGGCGGGATTACTGGCAACGGGCGATCAGATTATTGTGCTGGTTATACGAAACTGAGCATTTCTGCGCCGTTGCTGGAACCATCAATTCGACAGTTTGCAGCGTATTTTTATACCGGCATACAAGGTAGGGCGATGTTTTATGCTCCCTGGCTTCGTCCAGATAATCTGCCAGTGTCCAGACAGTGTCTTTATCCGTATCTGGCATCAGTTCAACCCGCTCTTTTGGCGGACCGACAAACAGGCTGGCATCCGTAAGAGCATGCTGCTTCATCGTCGGGGACGGCAGTTGCGGACACTGTATATTGTCTGCCTGCGCAATTGTGGCGAACGACAACATAGCGAACGTCAAAAGAGTGTGTTTACTCCACAACATAATGATTATCCCCGTTATTTTCCGCCTGTGGCGCTGATGAAAACGAATCATGCGTTTGCTAACAAGATGAGGTGCAGTCACTTTTTTACCAAAGGATAAAATTCGGCGAGAAAACCCTGTAACCCCCTCCGCTGAATAAACAGACGCATCAGAGGACCCATCGGTATGATTACCCTATACTTTTTTGACAGAAGTTTTAGGCATCTATTTAAAATCAGCCGCCATTTTTGCGACTCACAAGTAGGCAGAAACAAAAAAGCCACTTCAAGGAAGTGGCTTAATCATATGATTTTAAAGCTAAAATTTGGTGGCCCCTGTTGGGTTTGAACCAACGACCAAGCGATTATGAGTCGCCTGCTCTAACCACTGAGCTAAGGGGCCGTGGCGGGGAATTATAAAGTAACTTACCCCTGCAATCCAGCATGAATCACCTGGCTGATGTTTTTATAAACAACGCATTTTCAATCTCTTATACTGGAGTTTATCGCTTTTGTTCGGGAGTTAAGCATGATCCACGATATTCTGGCGCCGGGGCTGCGGGTGGTGTTTTGCGGCATCAATCCGGGTAAATCTTCTGCCCATACCGGTTTCCATTTTGCCCATCCGGGGAATCGTTTCTGGAAAGTTATCCATCAGGCTGGTTTTACCGACCAGCAACTGCGCCCGGAAGATGAGCGGCATCTACTGGATACCCGCTGTGGCATCACTATGCTGGTTGAGCGTCCAACGGTGCAGGCTACGGAAGTCGGGTTGCATGAGCTGCGTAGCGGGGGCAGGGAACTGGTCAAAAAAATCGAGGATTATCAGCCAGCTGCGCTGGCAGTTTTAGGAAAGCAAGCCTTTGAGCAGGCGTTTAGCGTACGCGGGGCGAGCTGGGGCAAGCAAAATATGACGATTGGCGTGACGCAGGTTTGGGTGCTGCCAAACCCCAGCGGGCTTAACCGCGCAACGCTGGATAAGCTGGTGGAAGCGTATCGTGAACTGGACAAGGCACTGGTGACGCGCGGCCTGTAACGACAAATAGCGGGCAAAAAAAAGCTCCCGAGTGGGAGCTTTTTAACGCATAAACGAATTAATCGTCGAGGAAGCTACGCAGTACTTCAGAACGGCTCGGATGGCGCAGTTTACGCAGCGCCTTGGCTTCGATCTGACGGATACGTTCGCGGGTTACGTCAAACTGTTTACCCACTTCTTCCAGCGTGTGATCGGTGTTCATATCGATACCGAAACGCATACGCAGAACTTTCGCTTCACGGGCGGTCAGGCCAGCCAGAACGTCGTGCGTTGCGGCGCGCAGACTTTCAGTGGTTGCAGAGTCCAGCGGCAATTCGAGGGTGGTATCCTCGATAAAATCACCCAGATGCGAATCTTCATCATCACCGATTGGTGTTTCCATGGAGATCGGCTCTTTGGCGATTTTCAGCACTTTACGGATCTTATCTTCCGGCATCAGCATACGCTCAGCCAGCTCTTCCGGCGTAGGTTCACGGCCCATTTCCTGCAGCATCTGGCGGGAGATACGGTTGAGCTTGTTGATCGTCTCAATCATATGCACCGGAATACGGATGGTGCGCGCCTGATCCGCGATGGAACGGGTGATCGCCTGACGGATCCACCAGGTTGCATAGGTGGAGAATTTGTAACCACGGCGGTATTCGAACTTATCAACCGCTTTCATCAAACCGATGTTGCCTTCCTGAATCAGATCGAGGAACTGCAGACCGCGGTTGGTGTATTTCTTGGCGATAGAAATAACCAGACGCAGGTTCGCTTCCACCATCTCTTTCTTCGCACGACGCGCTTTCGCTTCGCCGATAGACATACGACGGTTGATGTCTTTTACCTGCTCAATGGTCAGGCCGGTTTCTTCTTCAATCTGTTGCAGCTTCATCAGGCCGCGTTGAACTTCTTCTGCCACTTCATGCAGTTTTTCCGACCACGGTTTATTCATGGCCAGCGCAGCGTTGAACCAGGTTTCGTTGGTTTCGTTGCCGGTGAACAGCGTAATGAAGTTTTTCTTCGGCATTTTGCACTGTTCAACGCACAGTTTCATGATGATGCGTTCCTGGGTACGTACGCGATCCATCATGACTCGCATGCTGTTAACCAGGTAATCGAACTGTTTTGGTACCAGACGGAACTGTTTGAACACTTCAGACAGCTTCAGGATCTCTTCCTGCGCGGCAACGTGACTGCGTCCTTTGGCTTTGATGGTGTCGCGAGTCAGTTCGTACTGGGTACGTAGCTCAGCGAATTTTTCACGCGCCAGTTCAGGATCGATGCTGTTGTCATCATCGCTGTCGTCGTCTTCTTCATCTTCTTCGTCTTCATCATCATCCATCTCTTCGCTGGAGAGTTCAGAACCGACGTGGGTCGCGGTTGGCGCCATGTCTTCTTCAGCGTTTGGATCGACAAAGCCGGTGATCAGATCAGAGAGGCGAGCCTGCTCAGCTTCAACGCGATCGTACTGCTCCAGCAGATAGGTGATCGCTTCCGGGTATTCGGCAACGGAGCACTGAACCTGGTTGATGCCGTCTTCGATGCGTTTAGCGATGTCGATTTCGCCTTCGCGGGTCAGCAGCTCAACGGTGCCCATTTCGCGCATGTACATGCGCACCGGGTCAGTGGTTCGCCCGATTTCAGATTCAACGCTGGAAAGCACTTGTGCGGCGGCTTCTTCCGCATCTTCGTCAGTGTTGTTGGAGTTTTCGGCCAGCAACAGATCATCGGCGTCCGGTGCTTCTTCCATCACCTGGATGCCCATGTCGTTGATCATTTGGATGATGTCTTCGATCTGATCGGAGTCGACGATATCTTCCGGCAGATGGTCATTGACCTCGGCATAGGTCAGATAGCCTTGCTCCTTACCACGGGTGACAAGAAGCTTCAGCTGTGACTGCGGGTTTTGCTCCATAAGACGGTATCCACACTTAATTCATGAGGGTTGGTGTCGGTCGGCGAAATAAACCGCCAACATTTAACGCGAGGGTGTATTTATATTTTTGCCGCTGGCCCTCGTCGCGGCTGTCGGGATCTTCCCGATCGGTTATCGGCACTTAAGCCGTTGAATTCACTTTTTTGCCAGTTCCTGGTTCAATTGCCAGAGTTCCCGGCGTTCTTCGCTGCTTAAACCATGTGTGCGGTCACGAGCTATTAACTCTTCTTGCCGCCGTTCAAGCATCGAATCAAACATATG
This genomic interval from Kosakonia sacchari SP1 contains the following:
- a CDS encoding STY0301 family protein codes for the protein MLWSKHTLLTFAMLSFATIAQADNIQCPQLPSPTMKQHALTDASLFVGPPKERVELMPDTDKDTVWTLADYLDEAREHKTSPYLVCRYKNTLQTVELMVPATAQKCSVSYNQHNNLIARCQ
- the mug gene encoding G/U mismatch-specific DNA glycosylase, whose product is MIHDILAPGLRVVFCGINPGKSSAHTGFHFAHPGNRFWKVIHQAGFTDQQLRPEDERHLLDTRCGITMLVERPTVQATEVGLHELRSGGRELVKKIEDYQPAALAVLGKQAFEQAFSVRGASWGKQNMTIGVTQVWVLPNPSGLNRATLDKLVEAYRELDKALVTRGL
- the rpoD gene encoding RNA polymerase sigma factor RpoD, whose translation is MEQNPQSQLKLLVTRGKEQGYLTYAEVNDHLPEDIVDSDQIEDIIQMINDMGIQVMEEAPDADDLLLAENSNNTDEDAEEAAAQVLSSVESEIGRTTDPVRMYMREMGTVELLTREGEIDIAKRIEDGINQVQCSVAEYPEAITYLLEQYDRVEAEQARLSDLITGFVDPNAEEDMAPTATHVGSELSSEEMDDDEDEEDEEDDDSDDDNSIDPELAREKFAELRTQYELTRDTIKAKGRSHVAAQEEILKLSEVFKQFRLVPKQFDYLVNSMRVMMDRVRTQERIIMKLCVEQCKMPKKNFITLFTGNETNETWFNAALAMNKPWSEKLHEVAEEVQRGLMKLQQIEEETGLTIEQVKDINRRMSIGEAKARRAKKEMVEANLRLVISIAKKYTNRGLQFLDLIQEGNIGLMKAVDKFEYRRGYKFSTYATWWIRQAITRSIADQARTIRIPVHMIETINKLNRISRQMLQEMGREPTPEELAERMLMPEDKIRKVLKIAKEPISMETPIGDDEDSHLGDFIEDTTLELPLDSATTESLRAATHDVLAGLTAREAKVLRMRFGIDMNTDHTLEEVGKQFDVTRERIRQIEAKALRKLRHPSRSEVLRSFLDD